One Edaphobacter flagellatus genomic region harbors:
- a CDS encoding transcription antitermination factor NusB, with translation MPKPAAKNSVPSKPVSPARVAAFEILTLVAAGKGNSDDLLHSAHTAKLSPEDRNLATTLVMGTLRWQIALDARIQSLLQRPDQRLAEPVAIALRLGAFQLLQLDRIPAHAALNESVELTRQNGNPHAAGMVNAILRRLTREKFPGKPLHESTATFAQRLAHPLWLVERWVKSYGRAAAIKICEADQAEPAAPVLFAADPDLPHTDDGSRLVAELAAASAPQATRLWDACAAPGGKTLILAHRLPHAEIFATDVSPRRLTAMRTRLNQDPYASKVRVEQADATEPPPSIDNFDLVLCDVPCSGTGTLARNPEIRFRLTPADLSRQRTRQQKILRAALSRLAPAGRLLYSTCSLEPEECEQVAEEVIAIRGVQGNFRILPLEPLLIRLQNDGLLQQVLPMATRGSYLRTLPGTHPGDGFFAALFERVS, from the coding sequence TTGCCTAAACCTGCCGCCAAAAACTCCGTTCCATCGAAGCCTGTCTCGCCCGCACGCGTCGCCGCATTCGAAATACTGACGCTTGTCGCCGCTGGCAAAGGGAACAGCGACGACCTGCTTCACTCTGCGCATACAGCGAAGCTCTCTCCCGAGGACCGCAACCTTGCGACGACGCTCGTTATGGGTACGCTGCGCTGGCAGATCGCGCTCGACGCCCGCATTCAATCGTTACTGCAGCGGCCCGATCAGCGTCTTGCCGAGCCTGTCGCCATCGCGCTTCGCCTCGGAGCCTTCCAACTGCTTCAACTCGATCGCATCCCGGCGCACGCTGCGCTTAATGAGAGCGTCGAACTGACGCGGCAGAACGGCAACCCGCACGCAGCCGGCATGGTGAACGCCATCCTGCGCAGACTTACGCGCGAAAAGTTCCCAGGCAAGCCACTGCATGAATCGACCGCGACGTTTGCGCAGAGGCTCGCGCATCCGCTGTGGCTTGTTGAGCGTTGGGTTAAAAGCTACGGTCGCGCTGCAGCGATCAAAATCTGCGAGGCCGATCAGGCTGAGCCTGCCGCGCCTGTTCTTTTCGCTGCTGATCCAGATCTGCCGCACACCGACGACGGCTCACGTCTGGTAGCCGAACTGGCTGCTGCTTCGGCTCCACAGGCTACGCGACTTTGGGATGCATGCGCCGCTCCTGGTGGCAAGACTCTCATTCTCGCCCATCGCCTGCCGCATGCAGAGATTTTCGCCACCGATGTCAGCCCACGTCGCCTGACCGCGATGCGAACACGCCTCAACCAAGACCCTTATGCGTCCAAAGTCCGTGTCGAGCAGGCCGATGCTACGGAGCCTCCGCCATCAATCGACAACTTCGATCTCGTCCTCTGCGATGTTCCCTGCAGCGGAACCGGTACACTCGCACGCAATCCCGAGATACGCTTTCGCCTCACGCCCGCCGACCTCTCGCGCCAGCGTACACGCCAGCAGAAGATTCTCCGCGCTGCACTGTCGCGTCTCGCACCTGCAGGCCGCTTGCTCTATTCCACCTGCTCGCTTGAGCCTGAAGAATGTGAACAGGTTGCCGAAGAGGTGATAGCCATCCGCGGTGTACAGGGAAATTTTCGCATCCTGCCGCTTGAGCCTCTACTCATACGACTTCAGAACGACGGCTTATTGCAGCAGGTGCTTCCTATGGCAACACGCGGCAGCTATCTGCGCACCCTGCCGGGCACACACCCTGGAGATGGCTTCTTCGCGGCGCTCTTCGAGCGTGTTTCGTGA
- a CDS encoding 3'-5' exoribonuclease YhaM family protein: MKDFFIADAARFDNCIVTSYFVLSSFQIREKRQGGGQFLTATLTDKTGSMPAVMWEDFADSIAPCTEGCYVKAQGQISRYQNKFQMALQRIRFAAESEIDPADYLPVTHFDIDAMWSELRGYVSRFTNPDLKRLVFSFLDDPEIATAYRTAPAAKMLHHAWIGGLLEHVLTLVRVCLANAPFYPEVDPDLLVTGAILHDIGKIRELHWKSSFGYTLEGQLIGHISIAQGMLLEKVRQLEPFPEKIRILVEHMILSHHGKYEFGSPKLPMTPEALLLNTLDDLEAKMQTLRNAFANAESQGKGPGEVTDWVRSMERALFNSQAWVKEEAGSAPPASQAETGSASQEMLPITGADSIPIR, encoded by the coding sequence ATGAAAGACTTCTTCATCGCCGATGCAGCGCGCTTCGACAACTGCATCGTGACCTCCTATTTTGTCCTCTCGTCGTTTCAGATTCGCGAAAAACGTCAGGGCGGTGGCCAGTTTCTGACGGCTACGCTCACGGACAAGACCGGCTCGATGCCCGCCGTGATGTGGGAAGACTTTGCCGACTCCATCGCGCCGTGCACGGAAGGCTGCTACGTCAAGGCACAGGGCCAGATCTCGCGCTATCAAAACAAATTTCAGATGGCATTGCAGCGTATTCGCTTTGCCGCGGAGAGCGAGATCGATCCGGCCGACTATCTGCCGGTCACGCACTTCGATATCGATGCGATGTGGAGCGAGCTGCGCGGCTATGTATCGCGCTTTACGAATCCCGACCTCAAACGTCTCGTCTTCTCTTTTCTCGACGACCCGGAGATCGCTACTGCCTATCGCACGGCGCCCGCGGCCAAGATGCTGCACCATGCCTGGATCGGCGGTTTGCTGGAGCATGTGCTGACGCTTGTACGTGTCTGTTTGGCCAACGCGCCGTTCTATCCCGAGGTCGATCCCGACCTGCTGGTTACGGGAGCGATTCTGCATGACATCGGCAAGATTCGCGAGCTGCACTGGAAGTCCAGCTTCGGCTATACGCTTGAGGGCCAGTTGATCGGCCACATCAGCATCGCGCAAGGCATGCTGCTGGAGAAGGTTCGCCAGCTTGAGCCATTCCCTGAGAAGATTCGTATCCTTGTCGAGCACATGATCCTTTCGCACCACGGCAAATATGAGTTCGGCTCGCCGAAATTGCCGATGACGCCCGAGGCATTGCTGCTGAACACGCTCGACGATCTCGAGGCCAAGATGCAGACATTGCGCAACGCCTTCGCCAACGCGGAGTCGCAGGGCAAAGGCCCCGGTGAGGTCACTGACTGGGTCCGTTCGATGGAGCGAGCGCTCTTCAACTCGCAGGCATGGGTTAAAGAGGAGGCTGGCTCCGCGCCGCCTGCTTCGCAGGCTGAGACCGGTTCTGCCTCGCAGGAGATGCTGCCCATTACCGGCGCGGACTCCATCCCAATCCGCTAA
- the fmt gene encoding methionyl-tRNA formyltransferase produces MKLVFCGTPQFAVPTLEAVIAAGHQVALVITQPDRPVGRDQQVQAPPVKQTALAHRIPVLQPEKIKNNAELRAELESIAPDAILVVAYGRIIPQWMLDLPRFGNINLHGSLLPKYRGAAPIQWAVANGETVTGVTTMHLDAGLDTGPMLLAQAVPIGEEETAVEVYENLAAVGAPLMVETLQRLDAGELFPEPQNHALATHAPILTRDDGRINFTRTAHQIYNRWRGFQPWPGAHTLLRGKKLIVHRLHTVQHTAPLEPGMIHLHDGHLLVGCGQSSAIELDEVQLEGKRRMLAADLLRGFQINSGERLGE; encoded by the coding sequence ATGAAACTCGTCTTCTGCGGCACACCGCAATTCGCTGTCCCCACGCTTGAGGCTGTCATCGCCGCAGGCCATCAGGTTGCGCTCGTCATCACGCAGCCCGATCGCCCTGTAGGGCGCGACCAGCAGGTGCAGGCACCGCCGGTCAAGCAGACTGCGTTGGCTCATCGTATTCCTGTTCTCCAGCCCGAGAAGATCAAGAACAACGCCGAGCTTCGCGCCGAACTGGAGTCCATTGCGCCCGACGCTATCCTCGTTGTTGCTTACGGACGTATCATTCCGCAGTGGATGCTCGATCTGCCGCGCTTCGGCAACATCAATCTGCATGGCTCGCTGCTGCCCAAATATCGCGGAGCCGCTCCTATCCAGTGGGCCGTCGCCAATGGCGAAACCGTCACCGGAGTGACGACCATGCATCTCGACGCCGGGCTCGACACCGGCCCCATGCTGTTGGCGCAGGCTGTCCCTATAGGCGAAGAAGAGACCGCCGTTGAGGTGTATGAGAATCTCGCAGCCGTGGGGGCGCCACTGATGGTGGAAACGCTCCAGCGTCTGGATGCAGGTGAGCTCTTTCCCGAGCCCCAAAACCACGCTCTCGCCACGCACGCGCCGATCCTCACGCGAGACGATGGCCGTATCAATTTCACCCGCACGGCTCACCAGATTTACAACCGCTGGCGCGGCTTCCAACCGTGGCCCGGCGCGCATACGCTTCTACGCGGCAAGAAACTTATCGTGCACCGGCTGCATACCGTACAACATACAGCGCCACTCGAGCCCGGGATGATCCATCTTCACGATGGCCACCTTCTCGTCGGCTGCGGACAGTCGAGCGCGATCGAGCTCGACGAGGTGCAACTGGAAGGGAAGCGGCGCATGTTGGCAGCGGACCTGCTTCGCGGCTTCCAGATCAACTCCGGCGAGCGGCTCGGCGAATAG
- the aroC gene encoding chorismate synthase, with protein sequence MLRFSTAGESHGESLVALVSGLPAGVPVDQEFISRELWRRQKGYGRGGRMRIERDAAHILSGVRHGKTIGSPVAMTIANNDWKNWTEILPVEEGDPAKHKAVASPRPGHADLAGALKFNFPDARYVLERASARESTARVASGALAKLLLRALGIEVLSHVIRVGKAELRRTAKWEEIVALSQKDEVLLNCVDPEDEARMKAEVDAVLRTGDTVGGVFEVVVHGLPPGVGTHVNWDERLDGILAQAVMSLQAVKAVEIGRGVTAAESVGSEVHDAIGYEGAQENFTKFSREHNNAGGLEGGISNGEDVIVRGYLKPISTLRRPLGSVSFETREPVKAAYERSDVCVVPAAGVAAEAMVALAVARVVLEKFGGDSLTELERNYKGYLEQIKAF encoded by the coding sequence ATGTTACGTTTTTCAACTGCAGGTGAGAGCCACGGCGAGAGCCTCGTCGCCCTGGTCAGCGGACTTCCGGCCGGTGTTCCGGTCGATCAGGAGTTCATCAGCCGCGAGCTTTGGCGGCGTCAGAAGGGCTACGGTCGCGGCGGACGCATGCGGATCGAACGCGATGCGGCTCACATCCTCTCCGGTGTGCGCCACGGCAAGACCATCGGCTCTCCCGTCGCGATGACCATCGCCAACAACGACTGGAAAAACTGGACCGAGATTCTGCCGGTTGAAGAAGGCGACCCGGCCAAGCACAAGGCCGTCGCTTCGCCGCGTCCCGGCCATGCCGATCTTGCAGGTGCACTGAAGTTCAACTTCCCCGACGCCCGTTACGTGCTCGAACGCGCCAGCGCGCGCGAATCAACTGCGCGTGTCGCTTCCGGCGCGCTTGCGAAGCTGTTGCTGCGCGCCCTTGGCATCGAAGTGCTCTCGCACGTCATCCGCGTCGGCAAAGCAGAACTCCGGCGCACGGCGAAGTGGGAGGAGATCGTCGCGCTCTCGCAGAAAGACGAAGTTCTGCTGAACTGCGTGGACCCCGAGGATGAGGCGCGTATGAAGGCAGAGGTTGATGCCGTCCTCCGCACCGGTGATACCGTTGGTGGCGTCTTTGAAGTCGTTGTTCACGGCCTGCCTCCCGGCGTTGGCACGCATGTCAACTGGGACGAGCGCCTCGACGGCATTCTTGCTCAAGCCGTGATGAGCTTGCAGGCAGTCAAGGCCGTTGAAATCGGACGCGGCGTTACGGCTGCTGAGTCCGTCGGTTCCGAGGTGCATGATGCCATCGGCTACGAGGGCGCTCAAGAGAACTTCACGAAGTTCTCGCGCGAGCACAACAATGCGGGTGGACTCGAAGGCGGCATCTCCAACGGGGAGGACGTCATCGTGCGTGGTTATCTGAAGCCTATCTCCACACTGCGCCGTCCGCTGGGTTCGGTCAGCTTTGAGACGCGCGAACCGGTCAAGGCGGCCTATGAGCGCTCTGACGTTTGTGTCGTGCCGGCTGCTGGCGTTGCCGCCGAGGCCATGGTGGCGCTTGCTGTGGCGCGTGTGGTGCTCGAAAAATTCGGCGGCGATTCGCTTACTGAGCTGGAGCGCAACTACAAAGGTTATTTAGAGCAGATAAAGGCATTCTGA
- a CDS encoding AraC family transcriptional regulator: protein MLRDSHLVPLLPSAPLIGKEQPWRGVLLERHTVSVSEIPQHEHREFCLHLQISGEEPVEWWSEGRHGVERTAPGSMILLPPGTRDRIVWHGASERLILSFRSSVLDEMTDASELLPAEFTSHWSLHDPALQRLVAEMGREAAAGWPLGGLYADLVTISFASHLLRRHAADAVDLGEVKGGMPVPRLRRVMEYITENIGDDLRLEAMAHEIGLSPFHFAREFRAATGQTPYQYLLDQRIERAKGLLRTGTLPVQEIALMTGFRSPVNFVRSFRQRVGQPPGDWRKSA from the coding sequence GTGCTGCGGGACAGTCATCTGGTTCCACTGCTGCCGTCTGCCCCGCTTATCGGCAAGGAACAACCGTGGCGGGGAGTTCTGCTGGAGCGCCACACGGTCTCCGTCAGCGAGATACCCCAGCATGAGCACCGCGAGTTCTGTCTGCACCTGCAGATCAGCGGTGAGGAGCCTGTGGAGTGGTGGTCGGAGGGCAGACATGGCGTGGAGAGAACAGCGCCTGGCTCCATGATTCTGCTGCCGCCAGGGACCCGCGACCGCATCGTCTGGCATGGAGCCTCAGAGCGCCTCATCCTTTCCTTTCGCTCCAGTGTGCTCGATGAGATGACGGATGCGTCGGAGCTCTTGCCGGCGGAGTTCACCAGCCACTGGTCGCTGCACGATCCTGCATTACAGCGGCTTGTTGCTGAGATGGGACGCGAAGCCGCCGCTGGCTGGCCGCTCGGCGGTCTCTATGCCGACCTGGTGACGATCAGCTTCGCGAGCCATCTGCTGCGCCGCCATGCGGCCGATGCCGTCGATTTAGGAGAAGTCAAAGGCGGCATGCCCGTGCCTCGGCTTCGCCGTGTGATGGAGTACATCACGGAAAATATCGGAGATGACCTGCGCCTGGAAGCGATGGCGCACGAGATAGGCTTGAGTCCTTTTCATTTTGCGCGTGAGTTCCGCGCCGCTACGGGACAGACTCCATATCAGTACCTGCTCGACCAGCGCATCGAGCGCGCCAAAGGCCTGCTGCGTACCGGCACGCTGCCGGTGCAGGAGATCGCCCTGATGACGGGCTTCCGCTCCCCGGTCAACTTCGTCCGCAGCTTCCGCCAGCGCGTCGGGCAACCTCCCGGAGACTGGCGCAAGAGTGCGTAG
- a CDS encoding S41 family peptidase produces the protein MAPRTRRALYSVTVFLATCAVAGSFINQRVAAQSATDESTLRDSLRNFTNVYSLVEQNYADKMTTDKTDKAIYDGAIPGMLHVLDPHSSFYDPKAYAQMREDQHGRYYGVGMTIQPQPDPTAKGGTKIVVLYPFEGTPAYKAGVRPGDVILSVDGKSTEGMDSAAVATMLKGPRNTHVLVTMSREGSDKPLQFDLVRDEVSRPSVDLAFMIRPGIGYMHVTNFMETTSREVGDALDKFGDINGLVIDLRGNPGGLLNEAVNMSDKFLQKGQIVVSQRGRAFPDQVYRAAHGSDTKYPIVVLVNRNTASAAEIVSGALQDHDRALIVGETTFGKGLVQTVFQITENTGLALTTYHYYTPSGRLIQRNYNNVSLYDYYYVRDSATQPKDKANLEVKLTDSGRTVYGGGGITPDEKIDNLKSNRFQDSLVIKYAFFNFSKHYLAQHGSVSKDFTVDDAVLQEFKAFLKSQNIDYTDQDIAGVQDWIKTSIKSELYTSQFGQLEGLKVRAEWDPQISKAVSFIPEAQSLQEHLKLAQKTNPANH, from the coding sequence ATGGCACCCCGCACCCGCCGTGCACTGTACTCCGTCACTGTATTTCTGGCCACCTGCGCGGTGGCTGGATCGTTCATCAATCAGCGCGTCGCCGCTCAGTCTGCTACCGATGAGTCCACCCTGCGCGACAGTCTGCGGAATTTCACCAACGTCTACTCGCTGGTGGAGCAGAACTACGCCGACAAGATGACGACCGACAAGACCGACAAGGCCATCTACGACGGTGCCATTCCCGGCATGCTGCATGTCCTCGATCCGCACTCCAGCTTCTACGATCCCAAGGCCTACGCGCAGATGCGTGAGGACCAGCACGGCCGCTATTACGGCGTCGGTATGACCATCCAGCCGCAGCCGGACCCGACGGCCAAAGGTGGCACCAAGATCGTTGTTCTCTATCCCTTCGAAGGCACGCCCGCATACAAGGCTGGCGTACGGCCCGGCGACGTAATTCTCTCGGTCGACGGCAAGAGCACCGAGGGCATGGACTCCGCAGCCGTAGCCACCATGCTGAAGGGCCCGCGCAACACGCATGTGCTGGTAACGATGAGCCGCGAAGGCTCCGACAAGCCGCTTCAGTTCGACCTCGTGCGCGACGAAGTTTCGCGTCCCTCCGTCGATCTCGCTTTCATGATTCGCCCCGGTATCGGCTACATGCATGTCACCAACTTCATGGAGACGACCAGTCGCGAGGTAGGCGATGCGCTGGACAAGTTCGGCGACATCAATGGCCTGGTGATCGATCTGCGCGGCAATCCGGGCGGCCTGCTGAACGAAGCCGTCAATATGTCCGACAAGTTCCTGCAGAAGGGCCAGATCGTCGTCTCGCAGCGCGGACGCGCCTTCCCCGATCAGGTCTATCGTGCAGCGCATGGCTCCGATACAAAGTATCCGATCGTCGTGCTGGTCAATCGCAACACGGCATCCGCCGCCGAGATCGTCTCCGGCGCCTTGCAGGACCACGATCGCGCACTGATCGTCGGCGAAACAACCTTCGGCAAGGGACTGGTGCAGACCGTCTTCCAGATCACCGAGAACACCGGTCTCGCCCTGACCACGTATCACTACTACACGCCTTCGGGCCGCCTCATCCAGCGCAACTACAACAACGTATCGCTGTACGACTACTACTACGTGCGCGATTCAGCAACGCAGCCCAAGGACAAGGCGAACCTCGAAGTAAAGCTGACAGACTCCGGACGCACGGTGTACGGCGGCGGCGGTATTACGCCCGACGAGAAGATCGACAACCTCAAGTCGAACCGCTTCCAGGATTCTCTGGTGATCAAGTATGCGTTCTTCAACTTCAGCAAGCATTACCTGGCGCAGCATGGCTCCGTCAGCAAGGACTTCACGGTGGATGACGCGGTATTGCAGGAATTCAAGGCGTTCCTGAAATCGCAGAACATCGACTACACCGACCAGGACATCGCAGGCGTGCAGGACTGGATCAAGACCAGCATCAAGAGCGAGCTGTATACCTCGCAGTTCGGCCAGCTGGAAGGCTTGAAGGTGCGCGCTGAATGGGATCCGCAGATCTCCAAGGCCGTCTCCTTCATTCCCGAAGCGCAGAGCCTGCAGGAGCATCTGAAGCTCGCGCAGAAGACGAATCCTGCGAATCACTAA
- the def gene encoding peptide deformylase, which produces MAKTENTPEHKGTIYEIVKYPDPVLAKKGEPVTVFDKKLKTLVDDMFASMYEAQGIGLAAPQIGLSQRLTVIDVSFKKNPEEKIVLINPEIIEREGQQCEEEGCLSLPEIRDKVKRAAKVKVRAQDVNGEWFEIEGEELLARAFQHEIDHLDGILFIDRLSRLKKDLTVRKIKKLIKNGEW; this is translated from the coding sequence GTGGCAAAGACTGAAAACACACCCGAACACAAGGGAACGATCTACGAGATTGTGAAGTATCCTGACCCCGTTCTCGCTAAAAAAGGCGAGCCGGTTACGGTCTTCGACAAAAAGCTGAAGACACTGGTCGACGACATGTTTGCCTCGATGTACGAGGCACAGGGAATCGGCCTGGCCGCGCCGCAGATTGGACTTTCGCAGCGGCTGACCGTCATTGATGTCAGCTTCAAGAAGAACCCGGAAGAAAAGATCGTTCTGATCAATCCTGAAATTATCGAACGCGAGGGCCAGCAGTGCGAAGAAGAGGGTTGCCTCTCTCTTCCCGAGATTCGCGACAAGGTGAAGCGCGCGGCAAAGGTCAAGGTGCGTGCACAGGACGTCAACGGCGAGTGGTTCGAGATCGAGGGCGAGGAGCTGCTAGCCCGCGCTTTCCAGCACGAGATCGACCACCTCGACGGCATCCTCTTCATCGACCGCCTCAGCCGCCTGAAGAAAGACCTCACCGTCCGCAAGATCAAAAAGCTGATCAAGAACGGCGAATGGTAG
- a CDS encoding peptidylprolyl isomerase: MIFRISQFRAVRGLSLLALPVAVLAQAPRYQSPLAVPNAPQQQVTLPTPPAITPNGVVVEDVIVRVNDQIINRSDLERSEQQLTTENQQNQASPQEVADRQKNLLRDMIDQQLLLSRAKELGLNADAEVIRRLDDIRKQNHLDSMEDLEKAARQQGVSFEDFKANIRNNILTQQVVRDEVGRHIQPTQGQEQAYYNAHKNEFAQPEQVRLSEILVPTPADATDAVVAQAQAKAEGIAAKIKSGDDFAALAKANSGGPTASQGGDLGLFKRGALAKVLEDQTFSLPAGGVTAPIRTRQGFVILKVTEHQEAGVPALKDIEPQIQEAIYMQAMQPALREYLTKLREDAYIDIKPGFVDSGASPRQTKPVFSAYAPPVPKKKQAQEKQRFDRGGRFSTVAKNTPAAPAPKAALPAASAPAAGTADAATAGAATPDVAAADVPSTPPAATKVSSKPSKPKKIKREKIRFGQAPRNALPPGPQETAVGAGAGTASSTQAAVGDAGSAIAPGTAIAPTESTTQVLTSSADADPLAPKPTNTGKTRYSYRAKTEAIDKAARKDAVVKQKAAFTPSPETTQEKADKSAQATPLGLNGDTATKKKKKRAKGEPKERLQNKPTAPTTDAPAPDPTVNPNLGATPAGITPKPVPAPQTTTPQQNPPAPAPQPNN; encoded by the coding sequence ATGATCTTTCGAATTTCGCAGTTCAGGGCAGTGCGCGGGCTTAGCCTGCTGGCGCTGCCGGTAGCGGTGCTGGCGCAGGCTCCGCGGTACCAGAGCCCGCTGGCGGTTCCCAATGCTCCGCAGCAGCAGGTGACTCTGCCCACCCCGCCAGCCATTACTCCGAATGGGGTTGTGGTGGAAGACGTGATCGTCAGGGTGAATGACCAGATCATCAATCGCAGCGACCTGGAGCGCAGCGAGCAGCAGCTTACGACGGAAAATCAGCAGAATCAGGCTTCTCCGCAGGAAGTTGCCGACCGCCAGAAGAACCTGCTGCGCGACATGATTGACCAGCAGCTGCTGCTGTCGCGCGCCAAGGAGCTCGGCCTGAACGCCGATGCTGAGGTCATCCGCCGCCTCGACGACATCCGCAAGCAGAATCACCTGGATTCGATGGAAGACCTCGAGAAGGCAGCGCGTCAGCAAGGCGTTTCCTTTGAGGACTTTAAGGCGAATATTCGGAATAACATCCTCACCCAGCAGGTCGTGCGCGACGAGGTCGGACGGCACATTCAGCCGACGCAGGGGCAGGAGCAGGCTTACTACAACGCTCATAAGAATGAGTTTGCGCAGCCGGAGCAGGTTCGCCTGAGCGAAATTCTGGTTCCAACGCCCGCCGATGCAACGGATGCCGTAGTCGCTCAGGCTCAGGCCAAGGCAGAGGGCATTGCTGCCAAGATCAAATCGGGCGACGATTTCGCTGCGCTGGCCAAGGCCAACTCGGGCGGTCCCACCGCTTCGCAGGGAGGCGATCTCGGTCTCTTCAAGCGTGGCGCTCTGGCGAAGGTGCTCGAAGATCAGACATTCTCGCTTCCTGCGGGAGGTGTGACTGCTCCCATTCGCACGCGTCAGGGTTTTGTCATTCTGAAGGTGACCGAGCATCAGGAAGCCGGCGTGCCCGCTCTCAAGGACATCGAGCCTCAGATTCAGGAGGCGATCTACATGCAGGCGATGCAGCCTGCCCTGCGTGAGTATCTGACGAAGCTGCGCGAGGATGCGTATATCGATATCAAGCCCGGCTTTGTCGATTCCGGCGCCAGCCCACGGCAGACCAAGCCGGTCTTTAGCGCGTACGCTCCGCCCGTCCCGAAGAAGAAGCAGGCACAGGAGAAGCAGCGCTTCGATCGCGGTGGCCGCTTCTCGACGGTAGCGAAGAACACGCCGGCTGCTCCCGCGCCGAAGGCTGCTTTGCCCGCTGCTTCTGCACCGGCGGCTGGCACAGCGGATGCGGCTACAGCAGGCGCTGCGACCCCAGATGTTGCTGCAGCGGATGTTCCGTCCACTCCACCGGCGGCGACGAAGGTCAGCTCGAAACCATCGAAGCCGAAGAAGATTAAGCGTGAAAAGATTCGTTTCGGCCAGGCGCCGCGGAATGCGTTGCCTCCCGGACCGCAGGAGACGGCTGTAGGCGCAGGTGCGGGTACGGCCTCCTCGACGCAGGCTGCTGTGGGCGATGCTGGTTCTGCGATCGCTCCCGGTACGGCGATTGCGCCGACGGAGTCGACCACACAGGTGCTGACCTCTTCGGCTGACGCCGATCCGCTGGCTCCAAAGCCAACGAATACGGGCAAGACGCGTTACAGCTATCGCGCCAAGACCGAGGCCATCGACAAGGCTGCGCGGAAAGACGCTGTCGTGAAGCAGAAGGCAGCGTTCACGCCGTCTCCGGAGACAACGCAGGAGAAGGCCGATAAGTCTGCTCAGGCGACTCCGCTTGGCCTGAATGGCGATACTGCGACCAAGAAGAAAAAGAAGCGCGCAAAGGGAGAGCCGAAGGAGAGGCTGCAGAACAAGCCGACAGCCCCGACGACGGATGCACCAGCGCCTGATCCGACGGTGAATCCGAATTTGGGCGCAACGCCTGCCGGCATCACTCCAAAGCCGGTTCCTGCTCCTCAGACCACGACACCGCAGCAGAATCCGCCTGCACCGGCGCCGCAGCCAAATAACTAA
- a CDS encoding glycoside hydrolase family 172 protein, with the protein MRIRAILATTFLLSAAFAEAQIPSWMPDPTQQQTYTLHRSSSREATGANADYRTLTPGQTLSILDVDGPGLISHMWFTINAPEPYHLKRIVMRIYWDGEESPSVEAPIGDFFGLGNGMYYGWQSAVLSAGSDRSLNCWFPMPYAKHARVTITNEGKMSVNSLYWNIDYRQDAKPLPPGTLYFHADYRQAYPNHGWAKDWYSNGDPQVNYRRNLDGKDNYVWFEAQGHGQFVGVTMSVFQNQDGWWGEGNDMFFIDDATTPAMVGTGSEDYFLGAWDFGGPAQFPLHGSPMVGAEVAGSRSSVYRFHLDSPIPFKKSMRATIEHGHANSRSDNYSSVAYWYQAEPHQPFPALPEMSERIPTLQFVGGPGNSKEPYVQGAPQPR; encoded by the coding sequence ATGCGTATTCGAGCGATTCTGGCGACAACGTTCCTGTTGAGCGCAGCCTTTGCAGAGGCGCAGATTCCATCCTGGATGCCCGACCCCACGCAGCAGCAGACCTATACGCTCCATCGGTCATCGAGCCGTGAGGCTACGGGAGCCAACGCAGACTATCGCACGCTTACTCCCGGGCAGACGCTGTCGATCCTCGATGTCGATGGTCCCGGTTTGATCTCACACATGTGGTTCACGATCAACGCACCGGAGCCGTATCACCTGAAGCGCATCGTAATGCGCATTTACTGGGACGGTGAGGAGTCGCCCAGCGTGGAAGCGCCGATCGGCGACTTCTTCGGCCTGGGCAACGGGATGTACTACGGTTGGCAGTCGGCTGTGCTCAGCGCGGGGTCAGACAGATCGCTCAACTGCTGGTTCCCCATGCCGTACGCGAAACACGCGCGGGTCACCATCACCAACGAAGGCAAGATGTCGGTCAACAGCCTGTACTGGAACATCGATTACCGGCAGGATGCAAAGCCGCTCCCTCCCGGTACGCTGTACTTTCACGCCGACTATCGTCAGGCCTATCCCAACCATGGCTGGGCGAAGGACTGGTACTCCAACGGCGACCCGCAGGTGAACTACCGCCGCAACCTCGATGGCAAAGATAACTACGTCTGGTTTGAGGCTCAAGGTCACGGCCAGTTCGTCGGCGTCACTATGTCCGTCTTTCAGAACCAGGATGGATGGTGGGGCGAAGGCAACGACATGTTCTTCATCGACGATGCCACGACACCAGCCATGGTCGGCACCGGTTCGGAGGACTACTTCCTCGGCGCATGGGATTTCGGTGGCCCGGCACAGTTTCCCCTGCACGGATCGCCCATGGTCGGTGCGGAGGTAGCAGGTTCGCGCTCCAGCGTCTACCGCTTCCATCTCGATTCGCCTATACCCTTCAAGAAATCCATGCGGGCGACGATCGAGCACGGCCACGCTAACTCACGCTCCGACAACTACTCCTCCGTCGCTTACTGGTACCAGGCCGAACCGCATCAGCCCTTTCCGGCGCTGCCGGAGATGAGCGAGCGCATCCCGACGCTGCAGTTCGTCGGCGGCCCCGGGAACTCCAAAGAACCGTATGTGCAGGGAGCGCCCCAGCCCCGCTGA